A region of Nitrospirota bacterium DNA encodes the following proteins:
- a CDS encoding glycosyltransferase family 4 protein has product MRKILFFSENFPPEVNAASTRVYERACYWVKWGYDVTVITCAPNFPQGRLYPGYKNKWHQVEFMDGIRVVRVKTFISKNEGVALRTLDFLSYNITAVAAAIFENKPDVAISTSPQFFAAVAGWMVSEARRIPFIFELGDLWPASIAAVGVMKRGNILLKMVEKLELYLYDRAAHVVSLTNSFKEDLVRRGVPEDKITVVINGVDLPRYAPMPKDPELMSTLHLDEKFVVGYIGTQGAAHGLENVIEAAKIINDHSDDICFLFVGTGSEHEKLKAKVEQFNLSSHVLFVPPKPKAEMPKYWSLCDVALIHLKNSPVFKTVIPSKMFEAMGMGLPLLVVSPEGEASAIVQREGCGLWCPAGEPQLFSKNILFLKENPAKLKDFSAKSLDASQRYTRETQAKKMIDVVENVINTPFMTGD; this is encoded by the coding sequence ATGAGAAAAATACTATTTTTTTCAGAGAATTTTCCACCTGAAGTAAATGCCGCCTCAACGCGGGTATATGAGCGTGCGTGTTATTGGGTTAAGTGGGGATATGACGTAACTGTGATAACCTGTGCTCCCAATTTTCCTCAGGGACGCCTTTATCCGGGGTATAAAAACAAATGGCATCAGGTTGAGTTCATGGACGGGATTCGCGTGGTAAGAGTCAAAACCTTCATCAGTAAAAACGAGGGTGTTGCTCTTAGAACTCTGGATTTCCTCTCCTATAACATAACAGCAGTGGCAGCCGCAATTTTTGAAAATAAACCGGATGTCGCAATTTCAACATCTCCGCAGTTTTTTGCAGCAGTGGCTGGATGGATGGTGTCAGAGGCACGCAGAATACCGTTTATATTTGAACTTGGAGATCTGTGGCCAGCATCAATTGCAGCCGTTGGGGTCATGAAGCGGGGAAATATCCTTCTAAAAATGGTTGAAAAACTAGAGCTTTACCTCTATGACAGGGCGGCTCATGTGGTCTCTCTTACAAACTCATTTAAAGAGGATTTAGTAAGGAGAGGTGTTCCGGAGGATAAAATAACTGTGGTGATTAACGGCGTGGATTTGCCCCGTTATGCTCCTATGCCAAAAGACCCAGAGCTTATGAGTACACTTCATCTTGACGAAAAATTTGTGGTTGGCTACATTGGCACACAGGGAGCTGCCCACGGTCTTGAAAATGTGATTGAGGCAGCTAAAATAATAAATGACCACAGTGATGACATCTGTTTTCTCTTTGTTGGAACAGGCTCAGAGCATGAAAAACTTAAAGCAAAAGTTGAACAATTTAATCTCTCATCACATGTGCTCTTTGTGCCGCCTAAACCCAAAGCTGAGATGCCCAAATACTGGAGTCTCTGTGATGTGGCGCTAATTCATCTAAAAAACTCACCGGTGTTTAAAACCGTGATACCCTCAAAAATGTTTGAAGCCATGGGAATGGGGCTGCCGCTTCTGGTAGTTTCCCCCGAAGGTGAGGCCAGTGCAATTGTACAAAGAGAAGGTTGCGGATTGTGGTGTCCTGCCGGAGAGCCACAACTATTTTCTAAAAATATCCTGTTTCTTAAAGAAAACCCTGCAAAACTCAAAGATTTCTCTGCTAAGAGCCTTGATGCTTCCCAGAGATATACTAGAGAAACGCAGGCTAAAAAAATGATAGATGTGGTAGAAAACGTTATAAACACTCCATTTATGACAGGAGATTAA
- a CDS encoding type II toxin-antitoxin system Phd/YefM family antitoxin: protein MKVNIHEAAAHLSKLINRVSSGEEIIIARAGTPIARLVPIPNRRTNRIPDTAKGKITVHEDFTAPLPDEIIDSFYK, encoded by the coding sequence ATGAAAGTGAATATTCATGAGGCGGCAGCTCATTTATCAAAGCTTATAAACAGGGTAAGCAGTGGTGAGGAAATAATAATAGCCAGAGCAGGTACACCTATTGCAAGGCTTGTACCGATTCCCAACCGGCGTACAAATAGAATTCCTGATACGGCTAAAGGTAAAATTACTGTTCATGAAGATTTCACCGCTCCATTACCAGACGAAATAATTGATTCCTTCTATAAATGA
- a CDS encoding RtcB family protein — translation MTEKLIRKDENTIEVPIGYKAGMRVPGLIYLNAQLEKFLEPQAVAQVANVSTLPGIVGYSLAMPDIHTGYGFPIGGVAAFDLNEGIISPGGVGYDINCGVRLLRSNLTKQEVLPHIKDLVAAIYANVPSGVGSKGKIRLTPDEQKNVVLKGALWAVEQGMGSGADLEKTESEGMMSGVDETSISEKAYERGRNQMGTLGSGNHFIEIQYVSEIFNEKAAQAFGLFEGQVTVMIHTGSRGLGHQVCTDFLPIMERASKKYGIELYDRELACAPFHSQEAEEYFSAMKGAANYAWANRQSIMHLVSESFIAALRGSPSSIGLSLVYDVAHNIAKEETHRVGKRDVRLIVHRKGATRAFPKDHPELPDIYRAVGQPVLIPGDMGRASFVLIGTQDAMTETYGSTCHGAGRLLSRHGAIKAAKGRQIWKELLDAGVTVTSAGRGTLAEEMPEAYKNINNVISVVDNARISQKVAMLKPIGVVKG, via the coding sequence ATGACAGAAAAACTGATAAGAAAAGATGAAAACACGATAGAGGTTCCGATAGGTTACAAGGCCGGAATGCGTGTGCCGGGGTTGATTTATCTAAATGCACAGCTTGAAAAATTCCTTGAGCCACAGGCTGTCGCTCAGGTAGCTAACGTATCCACACTGCCTGGCATTGTTGGATACTCTCTTGCCATGCCTGATATTCACACAGGTTACGGATTTCCGATTGGCGGTGTTGCTGCGTTTGATTTAAACGAGGGGATAATCTCACCCGGTGGAGTTGGTTATGACATAAACTGCGGAGTCAGGCTACTTAGAAGCAACCTCACTAAGCAGGAGGTGCTCCCGCACATAAAAGACCTTGTTGCCGCAATATACGCAAATGTGCCCTCAGGGGTTGGCTCAAAGGGTAAGATTAGGCTAACTCCGGACGAGCAGAAAAATGTTGTCTTAAAGGGAGCTCTATGGGCAGTGGAGCAGGGTATGGGCAGCGGTGCAGATTTGGAAAAAACCGAGTCAGAAGGTATGATGTCAGGCGTGGATGAGACCTCAATAAGTGAAAAAGCCTATGAACGAGGCAGAAATCAGATGGGAACTCTGGGCTCTGGGAATCACTTTATAGAAATTCAGTATGTCAGCGAAATATTTAACGAAAAAGCCGCTCAGGCATTTGGGCTTTTTGAGGGACAGGTCACAGTTATGATTCACACAGGCTCTCGGGGGCTGGGGCATCAGGTATGTACCGACTTTTTGCCAATTATGGAACGCGCCTCTAAAAAGTATGGAATTGAGCTTTACGACAGAGAATTAGCCTGTGCTCCATTTCATTCACAGGAGGCAGAGGAATATTTTTCAGCTATGAAAGGTGCTGCCAACTACGCATGGGCAAATCGACAGAGCATTATGCACCTTGTGTCGGAGTCTTTTATTGCAGCTCTGAGAGGCTCACCGTCAAGCATTGGGCTCTCTTTGGTCTATGACGTTGCACACAACATTGCAAAGGAGGAAACCCATCGGGTTGGAAAGCGTGATGTCAGATTGATAGTGCACAGAAAGGGGGCAACCAGGGCGTTTCCGAAAGATCACCCTGAGCTTCCAGATATTTATAGAGCCGTAGGACAGCCGGTGTTAATTCCAGGCGATATGGGGCGTGCCTCGTTTGTGCTTATTGGTACACAAGACGCTATGACCGAGACTTACGGTTCGACTTGTCATGGAGCGGGCAGACTGCTTTCCCGTCACGGCGCAATAAAGGCAGCCAAGGGGAGGCAAATCTGGAAAGAACTGCTTGATGCCGGCGTTACGGTTACAAGTGCAGGCAGGGGCACACTTGCCGAGGAAATGCCGGAGGCTTATAAGAATATTAATAATGTTATCAGCGTTGTTGACAATGCCCGTATTTCTCAAAAAGTAGCGATGCTTAAACCCATCGGTGTTGTAAAAGGATAA
- a CDS encoding archease has protein sequence MEILDVSGDIGLRVTATTKEELFVKAACALFSLITDFETIEPLESREIALSADSSEDLMVAWLNELIYNFDVFGFLCKDVTINKLSQRHIKATVKGETFDEEKHKRGFLIKAATYHNLKLVCEPSFSSLEIILDI, from the coding sequence GTGGAAATACTTGATGTTTCTGGTGACATCGGGTTAAGGGTGACTGCCACCACAAAGGAGGAGTTATTTGTGAAAGCAGCATGTGCTTTGTTTTCACTCATCACAGATTTTGAGACAATTGAGCCGCTTGAAAGCAGGGAGATTGCGCTTTCTGCCGATTCCTCAGAAGACCTCATGGTTGCATGGCTTAATGAGCTCATTTATAATTTTGATGTTTTCGGATTTCTCTGTAAAGATGTAACTATAAACAAGCTGTCACAAAGACATATCAAGGCTACCGTAAAAGGAGAGACTTTTGATGAGGAAAAACACAAAAGAGGATTTCTCATAAAAGCTGCCACTTATCATAATCTTAAACTTGTGTGTGAGCCGTCTTTTTCCTCTTTGGAGATAATTCTGGATATATAG
- a CDS encoding NAD-dependent epimerase/dehydratase family protein, whose amino-acid sequence MRLSRVLVTGANGFIGRAVCQYLENAGFNVRAAVRNLDDGVREILPDVKDFCEIKDIGPDAVFGNALNGVDAVVHLAARVHVMKEWASDPLVEFRKVNTIGTKRLYEEAMANGVKKFIFISTVKVNGEKTTNRPFTEHDTPRPQDSYSTSKLEAEEILTELCEYDSPTAVTILRIPLVYGPFVKGNFLRLLEITSKNIPLPLKNVNNRRSMLYVGNLASAIETTLHDLSKGVKTYMVSDTVDISTPKLITMISKEMGKDPILLPFPVPLLRLAGALTGFSDELDRLLGSLTVSTYRIKLDLNWSPPYDVSYGIRDMVQWFTSKTIKD is encoded by the coding sequence ATGAGACTAAGCAGGGTTTTAGTGACAGGAGCAAACGGATTTATCGGCCGGGCAGTGTGTCAATATTTGGAAAATGCGGGGTTTAATGTAAGAGCTGCTGTAAGAAATCTTGATGACGGGGTCAGAGAGATTCTGCCTGATGTCAAAGACTTTTGCGAAATAAAGGACATTGGCCCGGATGCCGTATTTGGGAACGCCTTAAACGGAGTTGATGCAGTTGTACACCTTGCGGCAAGGGTTCATGTGATGAAAGAGTGGGCATCAGATCCTCTTGTTGAGTTTAGAAAAGTTAACACCATTGGCACAAAAAGGCTATATGAGGAGGCGATGGCTAATGGTGTAAAAAAGTTTATCTTCATAAGCACAGTTAAAGTTAATGGTGAAAAAACAACCAACAGACCCTTTACAGAACACGACACCCCTCGTCCTCAGGACTCCTATTCAACATCAAAACTTGAAGCCGAGGAAATCCTCACAGAACTGTGTGAATATGACTCGCCAACTGCTGTAACGATATTGCGCATTCCGCTTGTCTATGGGCCGTTTGTTAAAGGTAACTTTCTAAGGCTTCTTGAAATAACCTCTAAAAACATCCCACTTCCTCTTAAAAACGTCAATAACCGCCGCAGCATGTTGTACGTAGGTAATCTTGCCAGCGCCATAGAGACCACTTTACACGATTTAAGCAAGGGAGTTAAAACTTATATGGTTTCTGACACTGTGGATATCTCAACTCCAAAGCTTATTACGATGATTTCAAAGGAAATGGGCAAAGACCCAATACTATTACCCTTTCCTGTCCCGCTATTGCGGCTGGCCGGTGCATTAACCGGTTTTAGTGATGAGCTTGACAGGCTCCTGGGCTCTCTCACTGTTTCCACATACAGGATAAAGCTTGATCTTAACTGGAGCCCTCCTTATGATGTTTCTTACGGCATACGAGACATGGTTCAGTGGTTTACCAGCAAGACAATCAAGGATTAG
- a CDS encoding menaquinone biosynthesis protein, which translates to MLKSLKIGKINFANLFPIFHCLENDINLNKTESYEIISGVPSYLNSLIREGKIDVSPSSSIEYLRHPELYDLIKEHSVSSFGAIESILLFSADDICNLGGKTVLVSVQSETSVALLKVILSEFYGITVSMEPSDAKLAEGLGTHPAYLLIGDNALIENRRSVRINKKIYIYDLGQLWYEHTGLPFVFALWIARKDCNRKLLSEFEFSLKRAKKQALSTLSEIASVSPYPAEMLSKEMLVSYWENISYDLTEKHMQGLQLFESYLFKGRE; encoded by the coding sequence ATGCTAAAATCGCTGAAAATTGGAAAAATTAACTTTGCCAATCTGTTTCCGATTTTTCATTGTCTTGAAAATGACATAAACCTAAACAAAACCGAATCGTATGAGATAATCTCAGGCGTACCTTCATATCTTAACTCGCTAATCAGAGAGGGGAAAATTGATGTCAGCCCATCGTCTTCAATTGAGTACCTGCGTCACCCGGAGCTTTATGATCTCATTAAAGAGCACTCAGTAAGCTCCTTTGGCGCAATAGAGAGTATTTTACTTTTTAGTGCAGACGATATCTGTAACCTTGGCGGTAAAACGGTTTTGGTCTCTGTTCAATCGGAAACGTCAGTAGCGCTACTTAAAGTTATTCTTTCGGAATTTTACGGAATAACCGTCAGCATGGAACCCTCTGACGCTAAACTTGCCGAGGGACTCGGCACCCACCCTGCCTACTTGCTAATCGGTGATAACGCTCTCATTGAAAACCGCAGAAGTGTTAGAATTAATAAGAAAATTTATATTTATGATCTCGGTCAACTTTGGTATGAGCACACGGGATTACCCTTTGTATTTGCACTTTGGATAGCAAGAAAGGACTGCAACCGGAAATTACTTTCAGAGTTTGAATTTTCCCTTAAACGTGCAAAAAAACAAGCCCTGAGCACCCTCTCAGAAATAGCTTCAGTGTCCCCCTACCCTGCTGAAATGCTCTCCAAAGAAATGCTCGTATCATACTGGGAGAATATATCTTATGACCTCACTGAAAAACACATGCAAGGCCTACAACTATTTGAAAGCTATCTGTTTAAGGGAAGAGAGTAA
- a CDS encoding formylglycine-generating enzyme family protein, which translates to MSTEKDFICPVTGMEFVFVKGGCYQMGDVFGEGEAEERPVHKVCLDDFYIGKYPVTQKEWLKVMENNPSLTYGLNYPVEEVSWYDVQDFANRLNTQTRKKHRLPTEAEWEYACRSGGKDENWAGTNDENSVGDYAWHDGNSEMMPHPVGQKKPNGLGIYDMSGNVWEWVEDVYDENAYSKHSVNRPVCIRGGCNRVMRGGSWRTFPKFARSSYRSLNAPDFKDFHIGFRLVLEDNLLDFLLINV; encoded by the coding sequence ATGAGCACTGAGAAGGATTTTATATGCCCTGTAACCGGTATGGAATTTGTGTTTGTAAAGGGCGGATGCTATCAGATGGGAGATGTGTTTGGTGAGGGAGAGGCTGAGGAAAGACCAGTTCATAAGGTTTGCCTGGATGATTTCTATATTGGTAAATATCCGGTAACTCAGAAGGAATGGCTAAAAGTAATGGAGAATAATCCATCATTGACATATGGTTTGAATTATCCTGTTGAAGAGGTAAGTTGGTATGATGTTCAGGATTTTGCAAACAGGTTAAATACACAAACACGAAAGAAACATCGTTTACCAACTGAGGCAGAGTGGGAATATGCCTGTCGGAGTGGCGGAAAGGATGAGAATTGGGCAGGAACTAACGATGAAAATAGCGTAGGGGATTATGCCTGGCATGACGGTAACTCAGAAATGATGCCGCATCCGGTAGGACAGAAGAAGCCTAACGGTTTGGGGATATACGATATGAGCGGTAATGTATGGGAGTGGGTGGAGGATGTATATGACGAAAATGCTTACAGCAAACACTCTGTTAATCGTCCAGTTTGTATAAGAGGTGGTTGCAATCGTGTGATGCGTGGAGGGAGTTGGCGTACTTTCCCAAAATTTGCACGTAGTTCTTACAGAAGTCTTAACGCCCCGGACTTCAAGGACTTTCATATAGGTTTCCGTCTTGTCCTTGAAGATAATCTCCTGGATTTCTTGTTGATTAATGTTTAG
- a CDS encoding type II toxin-antitoxin system VapC family toxin, whose amino-acid sequence MRALLDTHTFLWWITDSSLLSDIAVRIISDAKTELYLSSVSVLEMVIKAQIGKLTLPDTPEIFITSQMVINSIQCMPMNMNHAFAVYTLPMHHRDPFDRLLVAQAQSEELPIITNDQFIKQYGVTVIW is encoded by the coding sequence ATGAGAGCTTTACTGGATACACACACTTTTCTGTGGTGGATAACCGACAGTTCTTTGCTATCAGACATTGCTGTGCGAATTATTAGTGATGCAAAGACTGAGCTGTACCTTAGCTCTGTCAGCGTGTTGGAGATGGTAATAAAGGCTCAAATTGGAAAGTTGACTTTACCCGATACGCCAGAGATATTCATAACTAGTCAAATGGTTATAAATTCTATACAGTGCATGCCAATGAATATGAACCATGCCTTTGCTGTATATACCTTACCTATGCACCACAGGGACCCATTTGACAGGCTGCTTGTTGCTCAGGCACAATCTGAGGAATTACCTATTATTACGAATGACCAATTTATTAAGCAATATGGTGTTACTGTTATTTGGTAA
- a CDS encoding heparinase II/III family protein — protein sequence MFINNRRIPIDFPGVLTFVFTLRYLKPVQIYGRALYALKRQFYRVNGLTALRKKAAELKPTLQQPQKIQITFDFLNVKETYPLDSIKWVDNTKEKLWRYNQHYFDFLLKNNYTKEKAIEKLYLVLDWIEKNSYETTEAWEPFVISKRVVNWTKWLKDSKYHFTNDDEIRLVIYESICIQCKRLYQDIEYHVQANHLFENLKALFITAAFLIENGYKVNHFINQLIFSAKELTIEINEQILDDGGHYEVTPMYHEQILSGMVEINLAAGDALEIENLSVNQVTALEKLHCLCSVKIKKMKHWLSFMVHPDGKFSLFNDTSLIKPKELDEEHELLQYTDSFEFFENSGYFIRHWGGGFYFIIDSGSPSPEYQPGHSHCDSMSYELSLAGQRVIVDTGVGSYQDPSVRNYCRRTAAHNLPVIEGVEQSEIWAFFRMGRRSCVLERNYNVSADTFSCLIADYNGNIFERKVVFEKYSLTVTDVLRKRISAGAFKSLVHIHPDVLVKPEGSNKISLSTPKTVFNILSESNLSVQESKYYPEFGKEMSNNVIIAEQTSSSTISYQINF from the coding sequence GTGTTTATAAATAATAGAAGGATCCCGATTGATTTTCCAGGTGTTTTAACTTTTGTTTTTACACTGCGCTATCTTAAACCCGTTCAGATTTACGGTCGTGCTTTATATGCCTTAAAACGTCAGTTCTATCGTGTCAACGGTCTTACAGCTTTGCGGAAAAAAGCTGCAGAACTTAAACCAACACTTCAGCAGCCACAGAAAATACAAATTACGTTTGACTTTTTAAACGTTAAAGAAACCTACCCTCTTGATTCCATAAAATGGGTGGACAACACCAAGGAAAAACTTTGGCGATATAACCAGCATTACTTTGACTTTCTCCTTAAAAATAACTACACAAAAGAAAAAGCGATTGAAAAACTGTACTTGGTTTTGGACTGGATAGAAAAGAATTCTTATGAAACCACTGAGGCCTGGGAGCCGTTTGTTATTTCAAAGAGGGTTGTAAATTGGACAAAGTGGCTTAAAGACTCAAAGTATCACTTTACTAATGATGATGAAATCAGGCTTGTTATATATGAATCCATCTGTATTCAGTGCAAACGCTTGTATCAAGACATAGAGTACCACGTTCAGGCAAACCATCTGTTTGAAAATCTAAAGGCTCTTTTTATAACGGCAGCGTTTTTAATTGAAAATGGCTACAAGGTAAACCATTTTATAAACCAGTTGATTTTTAGCGCTAAGGAACTGACAATTGAGATTAATGAGCAGATACTCGATGACGGCGGCCACTATGAGGTAACTCCCATGTACCACGAGCAGATCCTCTCCGGTATGGTTGAAATCAATCTTGCTGCTGGAGATGCTCTTGAAATTGAGAATTTAAGTGTCAACCAAGTAACTGCACTTGAAAAGCTGCATTGTCTATGCAGCGTAAAGATTAAAAAGATGAAGCACTGGCTTTCTTTTATGGTGCACCCAGACGGTAAATTTTCCCTGTTTAACGATACATCGCTTATAAAACCTAAAGAACTTGATGAAGAACATGAATTACTACAATATACGGACAGTTTCGAGTTTTTTGAAAATTCCGGTTATTTTATTAGACACTGGGGCGGCGGGTTTTATTTTATTATAGACTCCGGCAGTCCCTCTCCGGAGTATCAACCAGGGCATTCGCACTGTGACTCCATGTCGTATGAGTTGTCGCTTGCCGGTCAGCGGGTGATTGTGGACACTGGAGTCGGCTCGTATCAGGATCCGTCTGTCAGAAACTACTGCAGACGCACTGCTGCCCATAATTTACCAGTTATAGAGGGTGTAGAGCAGTCAGAGATATGGGCATTTTTCAGGATGGGGCGCCGCTCCTGTGTTTTGGAAAGGAACTACAATGTCAGCGCCGATACATTTTCTTGTTTGATAGCCGATTACAACGGAAACATTTTTGAAAGAAAGGTGGTCTTTGAAAAATACTCCTTAACGGTTACCGATGTACTAAGAAAACGCATATCTGCCGGCGCTTTTAAATCTCTTGTGCATATACATCCTGATGTGTTGGTTAAACCAGAAGGCAGCAATAAGATTTCTCTTTCAACTCCTAAAACCGTGTTTAATATTCTGTCAGAGAGCAACCTAAGCGTGCAGGAGTCAAAATATTATCCTGAGTTTGGAAAGGAAATGAGTAACAACGTTATTATCGCAGAGCAAACTAGCAGCAGCACGATAAGTTATCAGATTAATTTTTAG